Genomic segment of Gilliamella apis:
ATAAAATTTAATGTAATCGATTACAAAAAATATTGGTAAAACTATTTTTTAGCAAACAAATATTTATGCTTAGCAAGTAAAATCATAATATTAATTAACAATTGTTAAACTACAAACTATTGAAAAGACAATCTAATAATTTGATTATTGCTGAAATGGTCAACAGACAAAAATAAAGATTATTTATCAGTATTTTCATCAAAAAAATGATCACGATAGAAAGCAGGAAGAACAATGAACAACAATATTTATTTGTGTGTATGATTTTATCTATAAGTGATTTGTTTAGGCATGTAAAAATTCTCAGCAACTGCTAACTTAATGGCCATATTACAATAATTGAAAATAAGTATGCATTATCGTATTGGCGGTTACCAATCAAATGATAAAAGTGAATATGTACTGACTAAAAAAATCATCATAATAAATAGATAGTTAACGATAAAACCAACACGATTTTGTTGTCCAGATATCGCAAAATCACAAATATTTGTGCCTCGTTATTTAAGTTAAATCTATCCCATCAAATAACTTATCGAGTTTTTCTATAAACTGTTGCTTTGGTCGATGATAAAATATCCCTTGTTTAGGAAGTCCCCGTAAAAATAGATAATAAATACCACCAAAATGAGTTTCATATCGATAATCAGCTAAACGGCTTCGTAAAAATCGATGCAGGGCTAAACAATAAATTTGATACTGAAGATCATAACGATGCTCACACATAACTTGATTTAAGGCTGACTCGGTATAAGCCTCCACCCCGTCACCTAACCAATTTGATTTATAATCAACAATATAATATTTACCCTGATACTCAAACACTAAATCGATAAATCCTTTTAGCATACCTTGTACAGTTTCAAAATCTAATGAAGGACATTGTTTGGATAAATCATCATACTCTTTACATAAACTATCTAATTGCTTACTGGTCACTGCACTGCGAATGGGAAAATAAAATTGTAATTCATTAATACATTGGCTATTTAATATATCGGCTAATAACGGGCCCTCTTGAGTTTGATCTGTTTTTTTATTTAGTTTCGTTGCTAAAACGTGTTGCAACCAATCACTTAGCACTGTTAACCAATGTGGTGATAAACTCAATTTTTTAATCGTATTAGCGCACAAATCATCGGCATTAGTTGGCGTTAGATTTTCCATAATGGAATGCAATAATGTACCCACATATGCACCTTTTGGAAAATGATGGATATCATATTGCTCTTCAGTAGATAATGAATCGGCGGATTCGGGAATATTTTCACGCCAATCACTAATCATAGTTGAATTAAGACCAACCAAATTATTATGCTTTTGTAATTCGGTATAACTGGTTACACGCCAACTATTAGATAATTTACGTTTAAATACATTGGCGGCAAGTGAAAGATTGGCGGCTAATTCAGGATTATACTGCTCACCTAAAATAGGTAATTGTAATTCAACCAAATTAGCAAATTTAGCAATTGAACGTAAGTCACCTTTTAATAAATAATCAATCGCTGATTGACTGTTTTTTAATGATGCTAACCCAACGCTACAATGAAAGATTGAACGTGTCATAGCAACATAAAGTAAACGTAAATCTTCGGCTAAACGTTCATCTTCAATCTGTTGTTTTATTTCATCGGTTAATAGCCAAGCATAAGTTGGTTGATAGTCATTATTTTTGTCATGATAAAACTGACTATCTGAATTTCGAAATTGAGCTGCAAATGGTAACCAAACAATAGGAAACTCTAAACCTTTAGATTTATGAATAGTAATAATTTTTACTAAATTTTCATCACTTTCTAATCGTTGCTCATGATTTTCTAAATTTGCATCAGGACTGACAATTTGTCTTGATAACCAACGAACCAAAGCATGTGGACTATCAAGTTCGTCGGCCGCTTCTTGCAATAGCTCGCCTAGATGCATCAAATTAGTTAAAGTACGTTCACCATTTGGGCTAGCTAATATATTTTCAGCTAACTGACGTTTTTTCATCATCCGGCGCAACATGACTAACACACCATAATATTGCCAGATAATCTGATACTGTTTAAACTCCTCTATCAAACCTTCCCATATATCTTGATCGTCGGTTATTTGCTCAAGTTCAGTCATGGTTTGACCCAACAGTGTCGTCATTAAAGCTAAGCGTAGAGCCGATTCGTTTTCTGGCATAAGCACTGCTTGTAATAAACACAGGACCTCCTGTGCTTCTTTAGCCAGAAAGACACTACTCCGATTAGATAAATAAACGCTTTTAACTCCAACACTGGTTAACTTTTGTTGGATAATCTCAGCTTCGTATCCGGTACGGACTAAAATGGCAATATCAGCAGTTGTAATTGGTCGTTGACCATTTTTATCCTTCAATAAAATGGTCGGATCCATCAACCACGTCACAATCTGCTTAGCACAACAGTTAGCGATATGTTCCTGATAATCCGTTTTTGAGCTAACTTCATCAGGTAATAAGTATGCAGTTAAAGCATTAACCTCTTGATTATTGATAATTAAACCTTTTTGTTGATTACGTTCGGCACTTTCCATTGGTAAAAATGGAATATTTTCAAAAATAAACGGATTATCATGATGATTAAACAATGCATTAACCGCATTCACCATCGATGATGAAGAACGATGGTTGACCTGCATAGTAAAATTATTTTCACCGGTTGATGATTTTGCTTTTAGATATGTAAAAATATCTGCACCACGGAAGCTATAAATCGCTTGTTTAGGATCACCAATAAACAGTAACCCAGTCTCTTTCGGATAACGATTATAGATACGATCAAAAATTTTATACTGCACCGGATCTGTATCTTGAAATTCATCAATCAGCGCTACACAGTATTTTTTCGCAATACTCTCTGCTAATCGATTACCATTTCTAGCACGTAGAGCTCGGTTCAACTGGCTTAAGAGATCATCAAAGCTCATTTCACCACGTTTGATCTTCTGAATATAAATACGCTTTTGAATGACTTTAACGATATCCATTAGAACTTCGCCACGTAAATCAATAGAACTATTACATAGCGCTTCAATACGCTCAAAAACGGCATGAGTCGGAGGATTTTTACCTTGCTTAGTTTTTTCAATTAAAATCGACTGACTAAATTTAGTTAACTCACTAGGCAGTTTAAATGAACGGATTGGCATCTGCGCCCAGGCAGTAACTTTAGCCAACCAATTAGGTAAATTACGGCTACTATAGGATTGTTTATTAACGCCTGATTGAGCAATTATTTCTGGCAGATCGGCAATTGAATCTAACCACTGTTTTTTGATCAGACTGATCTGCTGAAAATATTTTTGATAAAATTGCTGAATCTTGCCACTGATATCAATATGTTCTTCTTGCTGCTCATCAAATTCAAAATTTAAATAAGGTCTGATATCGGATAGCAATCTTTCTGGATCCTGCCAATAGTCAAGAATCAGGTAGGCTAATGCTTTGTCGAGAGGAACAAAGTAGTGACGCCAAAAATCTTGCACAACTTGTAACTTTAGATCTTGTTCATCAGTTATCAATGTTTGTTCAAACAGTACACCTGATTCGAAAGCATGACTAGTCAATATACGTTGACAAAAACCATGAATCGTATAAATCGCCGCATCATCCATTGATTGTTGTGCTTGGGTTAATTTCTGTATTGCTTGGTTGCTATCATCAACTAAATCAATTAATTGTTGATAAATTGGATCATCATGATGACCTTTTAACAACCCTAATCGTAATTCTTGAATATTTTGCCTGATACGAGATCGCAGTTCTTGAGTAGCGGCTTTAGTAAAGGTCACCACTAAAATCTGATTAACATCAAGAGGTGTGGGATAACTGTTTTTACCAATCCCCAATAATAATCGCAGATAAATAAATGCGAGCGAATAGGTTTTACCCGTTCCTGCTGACGCTTCGATTAGCGTTCGACCAGTTAAAGGCAAATCAAATAAGTTAAGCTTTTTTATTCCACTACATGAAACCATTCTAGCTTCCCTGCCGTATTGGCGGATAAATCAACACAAGCAATAGCAGCTGTAGGAAACATTGGCGGTGATACATCTGGACATAACTCATTAACCAAATAACCAACTAGAGGTAGATGCGAAACAATAATCACATTTTCGATACCACGATCGGGCAGTGTCATTAATAAATCAGCAATATGAGAAGGGCTACCACCAGGTACCAAAAGATTATCAGTTTCCAATTGAGAAACTCGGCAGTGAGAGGATAATTCAGTGAAAGTCTGTTGGGCTCTTAAATAAGGACTGACTAACCCTAAATCAAATTTAAAATTTTGTTGATTAAGCCATAGTCCAGCTTGACAGGCTTGTTTTAAACCATAATCAGTTAAAGTACGACTTGCATCAGATGAAGCAGCAAAACCTGCCTCACCATGTCTCATAATACAAACTTTCATAAATGAATAATTAACGTAATTTCAATTGAAAAATCATACATTCAGCGCCACAGCAGAAAGTAAATTTAGCTGTTAATTTATAGCCATTTTCAACTTTATCGATGCTGCTGTTAATTTCACAAGGCTCTGTTTCAACAGCTTTTGCAGCTTGAGTTAATGTAGCTAATTTGGCATTTGCTTCTGATTCAGATGTAAAAACATGCTCATATTCTGCACTACAATCTTCATTGTCTATAATTGTACCTACATCAACGCAACAACATGCAGGTGTTTCGTTAGCTTTACATTTATTTAAAGAATCTGTCATTGTGTACCTCTACCTCTGTTTTACCGATTAATATGGCATTAGTATACTCTTAATCACAATTAAGGGCAAAATGTTAAAAACCTTTACCACAACACAAATTTTTGGCGTATATTAAAGTTTTATTGTTATTTTTCTGAATTAATCAAACCACATGATGCAACAAAATAGTCACGTCCGAAAAATGGCGATTTTAGTCGCTGCGACGTTTTTCATGGAAAATCTAGACGCTACAGTGATCACCACGGCAATTCCAGCTATGGCAAAATCATTTTTAACCAATCCTCAAGATTTATCTATTGGGATTAGCGCCTATATGCTAGCACTTACAATTGGTTTACCTGCCAGTGGCTGGATCGCTAACCGTTTCACCGCCTATCGAGTCTTTTCGATTTCGATTATTTTATTTATGTTAGCATCAATATTGTGTGCCATATCGACTAATCTGACCATGTTTACCATCGCAAGATTAATTCAAGGTTTAGGTGGATCATTAATGGTGCCTGTAGGCAGAACGGTGGTATTAAGTCGAACGGAAAAACAACATTTAGTCAGCACCATTTCTATTTTAGTTTGGCCAGGCTTAATTGCGCCATTAATGGGGCCGATTATTGGTGGCTTCTTTGCTCAATATCTAACATGGCACTGGATATTTCTTCTTAATATTCCATTAGGTTTTATCGCCCTATTTTTCGCTCATCGATTATTACCCAAAGAATTACCTGAAAAACGTACATTTGACAGTGTTGGATTTATCACCTGTGGTTTAGGCCTACTACTATTTGTTTATGGGCTTGAAATGATTTCTCATTCAAATAGTAGTCTCTGGGTAGGCGTAACACTATCTTTGGTC
This window contains:
- the recB gene encoding exodeoxyribonuclease V subunit beta, with product MVSCSGIKKLNLFDLPLTGRTLIEASAGTGKTYSLAFIYLRLLLGIGKNSYPTPLDVNQILVVTFTKAATQELRSRIRQNIQELRLGLLKGHHDDPIYQQLIDLVDDSNQAIQKLTQAQQSMDDAAIYTIHGFCQRILTSHAFESGVLFEQTLITDEQDLKLQVVQDFWRHYFVPLDKALAYLILDYWQDPERLLSDIRPYLNFEFDEQQEEHIDISGKIQQFYQKYFQQISLIKKQWLDSIADLPEIIAQSGVNKQSYSSRNLPNWLAKVTAWAQMPIRSFKLPSELTKFSQSILIEKTKQGKNPPTHAVFERIEALCNSSIDLRGEVLMDIVKVIQKRIYIQKIKRGEMSFDDLLSQLNRALRARNGNRLAESIAKKYCVALIDEFQDTDPVQYKIFDRIYNRYPKETGLLFIGDPKQAIYSFRGADIFTYLKAKSSTGENNFTMQVNHRSSSSMVNAVNALFNHHDNPFIFENIPFLPMESAERNQQKGLIINNQEVNALTAYLLPDEVSSKTDYQEHIANCCAKQIVTWLMDPTILLKDKNGQRPITTADIAILVRTGYEAEIIQQKLTSVGVKSVYLSNRSSVFLAKEAQEVLCLLQAVLMPENESALRLALMTTLLGQTMTELEQITDDQDIWEGLIEEFKQYQIIWQYYGVLVMLRRMMKKRQLAENILASPNGERTLTNLMHLGELLQEAADELDSPHALVRWLSRQIVSPDANLENHEQRLESDENLVKIITIHKSKGLEFPIVWLPFAAQFRNSDSQFYHDKNNDYQPTYAWLLTDEIKQQIEDERLAEDLRLLYVAMTRSIFHCSVGLASLKNSQSAIDYLLKGDLRSIAKFANLVELQLPILGEQYNPELAANLSLAANVFKRKLSNSWRVTSYTELQKHNNLVGLNSTMISDWRENIPESADSLSTEEQYDIHHFPKGAYVGTLLHSIMENLTPTNADDLCANTIKKLSLSPHWLTVLSDWLQHVLATKLNKKTDQTQEGPLLADILNSQCINELQFYFPIRSAVTSKQLDSLCKEYDDLSKQCPSLDFETVQGMLKGFIDLVFEYQGKYYIVDYKSNWLGDGVEAYTESALNQVMCEHRYDLQYQIYCLALHRFLRSRLADYRYETHFGGIYYLFLRGLPKQGIFYHRPKQQFIEKLDKLFDGIDLT
- a CDS encoding YfcZ/YiiS family protein; translated protein: MTDSLNKCKANETPACCCVDVGTIIDNEDCSAEYEHVFTSESEANAKLATLTQAAKAVETEPCEINSSIDKVENGYKLTAKFTFCCGAECMIFQLKLR
- the sixA gene encoding phosphohistidine phosphatase SixA, with the translated sequence MRHGEAGFAASSDASRTLTDYGLKQACQAGLWLNQQNFKFDLGLVSPYLRAQQTFTELSSHCRVSQLETDNLLVPGGSPSHIADLLMTLPDRGIENVIIVSHLPLVGYLVNELCPDVSPPMFPTAAIACVDLSANTAGKLEWFHVVE
- a CDS encoding MFS transporter, which encodes MMQQNSHVRKMAILVAATFFMENLDATVITTAIPAMAKSFLTNPQDLSIGISAYMLALTIGLPASGWIANRFTAYRVFSISIILFMLASILCAISTNLTMFTIARLIQGLGGSLMVPVGRTVVLSRTEKQHLVSTISILVWPGLIAPLMGPIIGGFFAQYLTWHWIFLLNIPLGFIALFFAHRLLPKELPEKRTFDSVGFITCGLGLLLFVYGLEMISHSNSSLWVGVTLSLVGSLILIFAYYHLAHTQHPLISLYAFSKRTFRMTFFGGSLIRIGLNSAPFILPLMFQVGFGWSPLTAGSLLLSLFAGNILLKTVNTPLIHKFGFRKILIINGLLLSSSFVLCALFTPQTPIIWIILVLFFSGGARSIQFTTITTLSFSEIDKTEIQSANILSTIFQQLNNVLGIVLSALFLFIASSYNGHSQTGLMVEDFRLALLMVAGMTLLAMIDFITLPKNAGNNLKDKQ